One segment of Triticum aestivum cultivar Chinese Spring chromosome 2A, IWGSC CS RefSeq v2.1, whole genome shotgun sequence DNA contains the following:
- the LOC123187434 gene encoding protein ETHYLENE-INSENSITIVE 3-like 2: MMGGGVAMMDRRMAFAADGEAEKGFGFFGAGCFVGAGDLVDPAPELPARDRFPDEEESEEEEEDDDVDGIEELERRMWRDRMRLKRLKELQQRQSQRPDGGAAASKGRPRRPASQQDQQARRKKMSRAQDGILKYMLKMMEACSAQGFVYGIVPENGKPVGGASDNLRAWWKEKVRFDRNAPAAIAKHRSDNAAPLCGGEDGAAAAAGPRSLHELQDTTLGSLLSSLMQHCDPPQRRFPLEKGVPPPWWPQGPSEAWWPEAGVPDDLGPPPYKKPHDLKKAWKVAVLTAVIKHMSPDVDKVRRLVRQSKCLQDKMTAREIVTWLAVLKAEEELSHKLHPGACLPPRPSAGALSFDASSGEYDVDFFGEEAANQMKARSEAAPFVDLTMDASSSNEFMIMPPALMKEETTDADFTRAQKRSAADAEPELMLNGNARVFTCENVQCPHAGHALGFLDRNARSAHQYACRYNHPAAAAAQSKPPSAFFPGAPYSPQSQALGGFDFGLPAADQRCLAGLMSMYETGVAAHRGAGAVNDAADPSMQLGSGNLLAPRSLSGANNVMQQQQQQSAAFFMGDDAPFGMAAPELGRFPPGFDLSAADYAGAMQQPQQQKHVGPNWFY; encoded by the coding sequence ATGATGGGGGGAGGGGTGGCCATGATGGATCGGCGCATGGCGTTCGCGGCGGATGGGGAGGCCGAGAAGGGCTTCGGGTTCTTTGGAGCCGGCTGCTTCGTGGGGGCGGGCGACCTCGTGGACCCGGCGCCGGAGCTGCCGGCGCGGGACAGGttccccgacgaggaggagagcgaggaggaggaggaggacgatgacgtGGACGGCATCGAGGAGCTGGAGCGCCGCATGTGGCGCGACCGCATGAGGCTCAAGCGCCTCAAGGAGCTGCAGCAGCGCCAGAGCCAGAGGcccgacggcggcgcggcggcgagcaaGGGGCGGCCGAGGCGGCCGGCGTCGCAGCAGGACCAGCAGGCGCGGCGCAAGAAGATGTCGCGCGCGCAGGACGGGATCCTCAAGTACATGCTCAAGATGATGGAGGCGTGCAGCGCGCAGGGCTTCGTCTACGGCATCGTCCCCGAGAACGGCAAGCCCGTGGGCGGCGCCTCCGACAACCTCCGCGCCTGGTGGAAGGAGAAGGTCCGCTTCGACCGCAACGCCCCCGCGGCCATCGCCAAGCACCGGTCCGACAACGCCGCGCCGCTCTGCGGCGGGGAAGATGgggcggccgcggcggccggcCCGCGCTCCCTGCACGAGCTGCAGGACACCACGCTCGGCTCCCTGCTCTCCTCGCTCATGCAGCACTGCGACCCGCCGCAGCGCCGGTTCCCGCTCGAGAAGGGCGTGCCGCCGCCGTGGTGGCCGCAGGGGCCGTCCGAGGCGTGGTGGCCCGAGGCGGGCGTGCCCGACGACCTCGGCCCGCCGCCGTACAAGAAGCCGCACGACCTCAAGAAGGCGTGGAAGGTCGCCGTGCTCACCGCCGTCATCAAGCACATGTCGCCCGACGTCGACAAGGTCCGCCGCCTCGTGCGGCAGTCCAAGTGCCTCCAGGACAAGATGACCGCCAGGGAGATCGTCACGTGGCTCGCCGTGCTcaaggcggaggaggagctcaGCCACAAGCTGCACCCCGGCGCCTGCCTCCCCCCGCGGCCCTCCGCCGGGGCGCTGTCGTTCGACGCCAGCTCCGGCGAGTACGACGTCGACTTCTTCGGCGAGGAGGCCGCGAACCAGATGAAGGCGCGCTCCGAGGCAGCCCCGTTCGTCGACCTTACCATGGACGCTTCCTCGAGCAACGAGTTCATGATCATGCCGCCTGCGCTGATGAAGGAAGAAACCACCGACGCCGACTTCACCCGCGCCCAGAAGCGGAGCGCCGCGGACGCCGAGCCGGAGCTGATGCTGAACGGAAACGCCCGCGTTTTCACCTGCGAGAACGTGCAGTGCCCGCACGCCGGCCACGCGCTCGGCTTCCTCGACCGCAACGCGCGCAGCGCCCACCAGTACGCCTGCAGGTacaaccaccccgccgccgccgccgcccagagcaAGCCgccgtcggccttcttcccggGGGCGCCCTACAGCCCGCAGAGCCAGGCGCTCGGCGGGTTCGACTTCGGCCTGCCCGCGGCCGACCAGAGATGCCTCGCCGGGCTGATGAGCATGTACGAGACCGGCGTGGCCGCGCACAGAGGTGCAGGCGCAGTCAACGACGCCGCCGATCCCAGCATGCAGCTCGGCAGCGGCAACCTTCTGGCGCCGCGTTCGCTTTCTGGCGCGAACAACgtgatgcagcagcagcagcagcagagcgcGGCGTTCTTCATGGGCGACGACGCGCCGTTCGGCATGGCGGCGCCGGAGCTGGGCAGGTTCCCTCCGGGGTTCGACCTGTCAGCGGCGGACTACGCCGGCGCCAtgcagcagccgcagcagcagaAGCACGTTGGGCCCAACTGGTTCTACTGA